A window from Opitutia bacterium ISCC 52 encodes these proteins:
- a CDS encoding response regulator — MSSVLIVDDQKELHDILKVVVQPLGCDAKFAFDGQEALDLFKNNSFDIVLSDISMTPMDGITLLNEIKDIDPNAIVILMTGYGSMETAVSALKSGAFDYIQKPLKIKEFVAAIKKGLDAKSRGLISRPIAQTSQRTIPPFQASENCYALIGKNKQIVKAQQQVDRLIKVSTPVLVQGPSGTGKKMVALTIHHSSSFNEGELVAVDCSIADQSVLKEQLVGHDGLGGPLLERATGGSLYLQSVEDLDLGLQATFSKLLRAVEHEFRLICSSEADLEEKMDAGEFSHELFYRIALSVIHLPGLEDRKEDLEDIVRTIIDNSSNFKFDSRKIELSDEANSFLANQSWSFNLEQLVQKVTNAVSNTEDRVITPEVLQA, encoded by the coding sequence ATGTCGTCGGTCCTAATAGTTGATGACCAAAAGGAACTTCACGATATCCTGAAAGTAGTTGTCCAGCCTCTTGGCTGTGATGCGAAGTTTGCCTTTGATGGTCAGGAGGCCCTCGATCTTTTCAAAAACAACTCATTTGATATCGTTCTTTCTGATATCTCTATGACTCCCATGGATGGTATCACTCTCCTGAATGAGATTAAGGACATCGACCCCAATGCCATTGTCATTCTCATGACGGGCTATGGAAGCATGGAAACTGCCGTAAGTGCGTTGAAGAGCGGAGCTTTCGATTACATCCAAAAGCCTTTGAAAATTAAGGAATTTGTGGCTGCTATTAAGAAGGGTTTAGATGCAAAGTCTCGGGGTCTGATTTCCCGTCCGATTGCGCAAACTTCTCAAAGAACGATTCCTCCCTTCCAAGCCTCCGAAAATTGCTACGCCCTGATCGGAAAGAATAAGCAGATCGTTAAGGCACAACAACAAGTTGACCGATTGATCAAAGTCAGCACCCCCGTATTGGTTCAAGGACCTAGTGGAACAGGTAAGAAAATGGTCGCCTTGACCATTCATCACTCCAGTAGCTTCAACGAAGGCGAATTGGTGGCTGTTGATTGTTCAATCGCAGACCAAAGTGTTCTTAAAGAGCAATTGGTCGGTCACGATGGATTAGGTGGACCTCTCCTCGAACGTGCTACCGGTGGCTCTCTGTATTTACAATCTGTGGAAGACTTAGATCTTGGCCTTCAAGCTACGTTTTCCAAATTACTTAGGGCTGTGGAGCATGAGTTTAGGCTTATTTGTTCTTCTGAGGCTGATTTGGAAGAAAAGATGGATGCCGGTGAATTCTCGCACGAACTCTTTTACCGGATCGCCTTGTCAGTCATTCATCTTCCAGGATTGGAAGATCGAAAAGAGGATCTGGAAGACATTGTGCGAACCATTATTGATAACTCTTCAAACTTCAAATTTGATAGTCGGAAAATTGAGTTGTCTGATGAAGCAAACAGCTTTCTGGCAAACCAGTCATGGAGCTTCAATTTGGAGCAATTGGTGCAGAAAGTAACCAACGCTGTTTCCAATACGGAAGACCGAGTCATCACTCCTGAAGTGCTGCAGGCTTAA
- a CDS encoding RNA methyltransferase, producing MNLILFKQEELEVPLVRSDPRAVHILEVLRMDSGQTFDVGLINGPRGKASWKSADKGPLQLSFEWETEVPSLLSIDLWVSFCRPQTCRRILQECASLGVNSINFFDTEKCEPSYRKSKLWTTGEAERLLIRGAEQAFCTQIPQLRFGDELADTIEDNKPAGTCLALDNYESKKPLGAIELLNEPITLAVGGERGWSKLERDLLRKNGFTLVDLGSRVLRTETACISGIAIISSQAKL from the coding sequence GTGAACCTGATTCTGTTTAAACAAGAAGAGCTTGAGGTTCCCCTAGTAAGATCAGATCCACGCGCGGTTCATATCCTAGAAGTACTAAGGATGGACTCAGGGCAGACGTTTGATGTGGGCTTAATAAATGGTCCCCGTGGAAAGGCTAGTTGGAAAAGTGCAGACAAGGGACCATTGCAACTTAGTTTTGAGTGGGAGACAGAGGTCCCTTCCCTGCTCTCAATAGATTTGTGGGTCAGCTTCTGCAGACCTCAAACTTGTCGAAGAATTTTGCAGGAATGTGCATCACTGGGAGTTAATAGTATCAATTTTTTTGATACTGAAAAATGTGAGCCTAGTTACAGAAAGAGTAAGCTTTGGACAACAGGCGAAGCTGAAAGGCTATTGATTCGTGGTGCCGAACAAGCATTTTGTACTCAGATTCCACAACTGAGGTTTGGAGACGAACTTGCAGATACCATTGAAGATAATAAACCAGCCGGGACGTGTTTGGCCTTGGACAATTACGAAAGTAAAAAACCGCTGGGCGCCATCGAGTTATTGAATGAACCTATAACTCTAGCCGTGGGTGGCGAACGAGGTTGGAGCAAGCTGGAGAGGGATCTTCTCAGAAAAAATGGATTTACACTGGTAGACTTGGGTTCACGAGTTCTACGAACCGAAACAGCTTGTATCTCAGGAATCGCAATTATTAGCAGCCAAGCTAAGCTCTAA
- the purU gene encoding formyltetrahydrofolate deformylase, with product MTASQDTITALLSGPDQSGLVAKVSGWIFDRDGNIIHADQHRDMEAEVFFQRIEWTPAPDGLDPASEIEAFRDYAASLSMNVECKLSSERSRVAVFVSKYDHCFHELFLGQRSGELNCEIVCVISNHEDLAEATKAYGVPFVHVPVSKANKPQAEQKQLELLREYDVDLVVMARYMQILSDGFLSGFGNPVINIHHSFLPAFAGGRPYHQAHNRGVKLIGATAHYATPVLDDGPIIQQDVDRVSHRHTVKDLVVRGRMLERHVLAQAVRWHLENRVLVYGRKTVVFD from the coding sequence GTGACTGCTTCCCAGGACACCATTACTGCCTTGCTTTCTGGTCCGGATCAATCCGGCTTGGTGGCAAAAGTTTCAGGATGGATTTTTGACCGGGACGGCAACATCATTCATGCGGATCAGCACCGGGATATGGAAGCGGAAGTATTTTTCCAACGGATCGAATGGACACCCGCTCCTGATGGACTAGACCCTGCTTCGGAGATCGAGGCATTTAGGGACTATGCTGCGAGCCTTAGCATGAACGTGGAATGCAAGTTGTCTTCTGAGCGAAGCAGAGTAGCTGTGTTTGTTTCGAAGTATGACCATTGTTTTCACGAACTATTCTTAGGGCAGAGGTCTGGTGAACTGAACTGCGAAATAGTCTGTGTGATCTCGAACCACGAAGATCTTGCGGAGGCTACAAAGGCCTATGGGGTTCCGTTCGTCCACGTTCCAGTCAGCAAGGCCAATAAACCACAGGCAGAGCAAAAGCAGTTGGAGCTACTCAGGGAATATGACGTCGATCTCGTAGTCATGGCTCGATACATGCAAATTCTCAGTGATGGTTTTTTAAGCGGATTCGGAAATCCAGTAATTAATATCCATCATTCATTCCTCCCCGCTTTTGCCGGAGGACGTCCTTATCATCAGGCCCACAATCGAGGTGTAAAACTGATTGGCGCAACAGCCCACTATGCAACCCCGGTATTAGATGATGGTCCGATAATTCAACAAGATGTGGACCGCGTTTCTCATCGCCACACTGTCAAAGATTTGGTGGTTCGAGGTAGAATGCTTGAAAGGCATGTGTTGGCTCAGGCAGTTCGGTGGCATTTGGAAAACCGAGTGCTCGTCTATGGTCGAAAGACAGTCGTGTTTGACTAA
- a CDS encoding type II secretion system F family protein: MPIISSSANLGSKGSSRNSKKKAGFAESQRLAKIRSAEKRAPKHKVKLADLTVFTQQLGSMLEAGLPLVSSLDALQEQTEDNVFRIIIRDVKNDISSGTSFSDAVKKYPRAFNNLFTSMVEAGEASGQLSEILMKVSCYFEDSVKLTKKVKSALMYPIAVILLAVGLVNVLLIFVIPTFKEMFTDMGAELPMPTQMLIDLSDWLKGNIIFVLIGAVILWKVMGKFLATPRGRVIKDRVCFRLPIVGGLSQKVSVSRFCRTFAILLRSGVPILKALDIVSRASGNTFIESACKDISRVINQGGQISEILAERPYFPPMVKHMAKAGEQTGKMDDMFDKISDFYDSEIESTVAGLTSLMEPILICFLGVVIGGIVIAMFLPIFNMANVVGG, from the coding sequence ATGCCTATCATATCTTCGTCTGCTAATCTCGGTTCAAAAGGGTCTTCTAGAAATTCTAAGAAGAAGGCCGGTTTTGCTGAGTCACAGCGTTTGGCCAAAATACGGTCAGCCGAAAAGCGTGCTCCCAAGCACAAAGTTAAGCTTGCTGATTTAACAGTGTTTACCCAGCAGCTGGGCTCCATGTTGGAAGCTGGTCTACCTCTGGTATCCTCACTGGATGCCTTGCAGGAACAGACAGAGGACAATGTATTTCGCATTATTATCCGCGATGTTAAGAATGACATCTCAAGCGGAACTTCCTTTTCTGATGCGGTTAAGAAATACCCCAGAGCTTTCAATAACCTCTTCACCTCTATGGTTGAAGCTGGTGAAGCGAGTGGTCAACTTTCTGAGATTCTCATGAAGGTGTCTTGTTACTTTGAGGATTCGGTAAAGCTAACCAAGAAAGTTAAGAGCGCTTTGATGTATCCGATAGCGGTTATTCTGCTGGCGGTTGGTTTGGTGAACGTATTATTGATTTTCGTAATTCCGACTTTCAAAGAAATGTTCACTGATATGGGAGCCGAGCTTCCAATGCCGACTCAGATGTTGATCGACCTCTCTGACTGGTTGAAAGGGAATATCATATTTGTACTTATAGGTGCCGTTATTTTATGGAAGGTTATGGGTAAATTCTTGGCGACACCACGTGGACGGGTCATCAAGGACCGGGTATGTTTTAGACTACCGATTGTAGGTGGATTGAGTCAGAAAGTATCAGTTTCTCGATTCTGCCGCACATTCGCTATTCTGTTACGGTCGGGTGTTCCGATTTTGAAAGCGTTGGACATTGTATCCCGAGCTAGTGGTAACACATTTATTGAAAGTGCCTGTAAAGATATCAGTAGGGTGATTAACCAAGGGGGGCAGATCTCAGAGATCCTAGCTGAAAGACCTTATTTCCCTCCCATGGTAAAGCACATGGCCAAGGCTGGTGAGCAAACCGGTAAAATGGACGATATGTTCGATAAGATATCTGACTTTTATGATTCAGAAATTGAATCCACGGTTGCTGGACTTACTTCTTTGATGGAACCTATCCTCATCTGCTTCCTCGGTGTTGTCATCGGTGGAATTGTAATAGCTATGTTCTTACCAATCTTCAATATGGCCAATGTCGTGGGAGGCTAA
- the carB gene encoding carbamoyl-phosphate synthase large subunit, with protein MPKRTDLETILIIGSGPIVIGQACEFDYSGTQACKALREEGYRVILVNSNPATIMTDPEFADVTYIEPLNVDMVGKIIEKERPDALLPTLGGQTALNLALDLDAAGVLEKFGVEMIGAKPAAIKKGEDRLLFKKAMIKIGLDVAKSRVVYTLEEARDAAKEIGPFPLIIRPGFTLGGSGGGIAYNKDEFDHIVANGLELSPVTEVLIEECLLGWKEYEMEVMRDHKDQCVIVCSIENLDPMGVHTGDSITIAPSMTLTDKEYQLMRDASFACIREIGVETGGSNIQFAVNPQDGRLVVIEMNPRVSRSSALASKATGFPIAKFAAKLAVGYTLDEIQNDITRVTPASFEPTIDYVVTKIPRFTFEKFEGTDTTLTSAMKSVGEAMAIGRTFKESLQKALRSLEIGARGLGGGGKLGGRPEIEESVIRSRLSIPNAERMFYIRYGLLSGMTEQDIFDLTAIDPWFVSQIAGIVSLEQELEAESLESVSADQLKRAKEAGFSDAQLSHLLEAAREEIKSKRESLGLATKFRLVDTCAAEFEAFTPYYYSSYGDENEVIKSDNPKIMILGGGPNRIGQGIEFDYCCVHASYALQEEGFETVMVNSNPETVSTDYDTSDRLYFEPLTLEDVLEIYHQEQCQGAIVQFGGQTPLNLAVDLKANGVNIIGTSPESIEAAEDRQLFTDILTRLNLKQPANRIAMNAEEAYAMAEEVGFPILLRPSFVLGGRGMFVVSSIKEMEEVVSDTFQVVPDKPVLIDQFLQDAIEVDVDCISDGETILVGGLLEHIEYAGVHSGDAGMVMPPHTLSDDMIHQIKEASYSLAKELKVIGLMNVQYVIKNDELFIIEVNPRASRTVPFVSKAIGVPLAKLAAKVMSGAKLKDLDFTEEITPKHWCIKESVFPFKKFPGAKVVLTPEMRSTGEVMGLDYNYGIAFAKTQMAAQPPLPASGNVFISVKDSDKDKVIDLARRLVKLGFAIYSTSGTARVLADNEVPVNKLFKIDEGRPNVIDMIKNGDMHLIINTPSIGMIPQRDENTIRTEAVLMSVCIVTTITAAHASVEAIEAMTSQTVEVKSLQDYYLEQN; from the coding sequence ATGCCTAAACGTACCGATTTAGAAACTATCCTTATCATTGGATCCGGCCCAATTGTTATTGGGCAAGCCTGTGAATTTGACTACAGTGGGACTCAAGCCTGCAAAGCCCTGCGAGAAGAAGGATACCGAGTCATTTTGGTTAACAGCAATCCTGCTACGATCATGACCGATCCGGAGTTCGCCGATGTTACCTACATCGAGCCTCTCAACGTCGATATGGTTGGTAAGATTATTGAGAAGGAGCGGCCAGACGCCCTACTTCCAACTCTGGGAGGGCAAACCGCTTTGAATTTGGCCTTGGATCTTGATGCTGCCGGAGTTCTTGAAAAATTTGGCGTTGAAATGATTGGCGCAAAGCCCGCGGCCATTAAGAAGGGTGAAGACAGATTGTTGTTCAAGAAGGCCATGATAAAAATTGGTCTGGATGTCGCCAAATCCCGGGTAGTCTACACTTTGGAAGAAGCCCGTGACGCAGCCAAGGAGATTGGCCCATTCCCATTAATCATACGCCCTGGCTTCACTTTAGGTGGATCAGGAGGGGGAATCGCCTACAATAAAGACGAGTTTGACCATATCGTCGCCAACGGTCTCGAACTATCTCCTGTAACGGAAGTTTTGATTGAGGAATGCTTGTTAGGTTGGAAGGAATACGAGATGGAAGTCATGCGTGATCACAAGGATCAATGCGTGATCGTTTGCTCGATTGAGAATCTCGATCCGATGGGCGTGCACACCGGCGATTCCATTACCATCGCTCCTTCAATGACTCTAACCGACAAGGAGTATCAACTGATGCGCGACGCTTCCTTTGCCTGTATTCGTGAAATTGGAGTTGAAACGGGTGGAAGTAACATCCAGTTCGCCGTAAATCCTCAAGATGGGCGACTCGTAGTCATTGAAATGAATCCACGTGTTTCCCGAAGCTCGGCTTTGGCTTCCAAAGCAACTGGATTTCCTATTGCTAAATTTGCCGCGAAGCTTGCGGTAGGGTATACACTCGATGAAATTCAAAACGATATCACGCGTGTAACACCGGCCAGCTTTGAGCCGACTATCGATTATGTTGTGACGAAGATTCCTCGCTTCACCTTTGAAAAGTTTGAAGGCACGGATACGACTCTAACCTCCGCAATGAAAAGTGTGGGTGAGGCCATGGCCATTGGTCGTACCTTTAAGGAGTCTTTGCAAAAGGCACTTCGTTCACTTGAAATAGGTGCCCGAGGCCTTGGAGGTGGAGGAAAATTAGGAGGCCGTCCCGAGATTGAAGAAAGTGTTATTCGGAGCCGCCTATCCATCCCCAATGCTGAGCGTATGTTCTATATCCGATATGGGCTGTTATCGGGGATGACGGAACAGGACATTTTTGACTTAACAGCGATTGATCCTTGGTTCGTTAGCCAAATTGCTGGAATTGTGAGCTTGGAACAGGAGCTGGAAGCGGAATCACTAGAGTCCGTGAGTGCAGACCAACTCAAACGAGCGAAAGAAGCTGGCTTCTCCGATGCCCAACTAAGCCATTTGCTGGAAGCTGCTCGCGAGGAAATCAAATCCAAACGAGAATCCTTAGGCCTGGCTACTAAGTTCCGCCTAGTCGATACCTGTGCAGCAGAGTTTGAAGCATTTACTCCGTACTACTATTCATCCTATGGAGATGAGAATGAAGTAATAAAATCGGATAACCCTAAGATCATGATCCTAGGTGGTGGACCGAATCGAATTGGTCAAGGAATCGAGTTTGACTATTGTTGTGTGCACGCCTCCTACGCATTGCAGGAGGAAGGTTTTGAAACCGTCATGGTCAACTCCAACCCTGAGACGGTGTCTACGGACTATGATACATCGGATCGCCTTTACTTTGAGCCACTGACTCTAGAGGACGTTTTAGAAATCTATCATCAGGAGCAATGCCAGGGAGCGATTGTTCAATTTGGAGGGCAGACGCCACTTAATTTGGCAGTAGATCTGAAAGCCAATGGGGTAAACATCATTGGTACTAGCCCCGAGAGCATTGAAGCGGCTGAAGACCGACAATTATTTACCGACATTCTTACTCGACTGAACTTAAAGCAGCCGGCTAATCGCATCGCCATGAATGCTGAAGAAGCATACGCCATGGCGGAAGAGGTTGGGTTTCCGATTTTGCTTCGCCCTTCCTTCGTTTTAGGAGGACGCGGCATGTTTGTGGTTTCCTCGATCAAGGAAATGGAAGAAGTGGTTTCTGATACCTTCCAGGTCGTACCTGACAAACCCGTGCTTATTGACCAATTCTTACAGGACGCCATCGAGGTGGACGTAGATTGTATATCCGATGGTGAGACTATTTTAGTGGGAGGCCTACTTGAGCATATTGAGTATGCTGGAGTTCATAGTGGTGATGCTGGGATGGTCATGCCTCCACACACGCTTTCCGATGACATGATCCATCAAATCAAGGAAGCGTCCTATTCCTTGGCCAAGGAGCTGAAAGTCATCGGTCTGATGAATGTTCAATATGTCATTAAGAATGATGAACTATTTATTATTGAGGTAAACCCTCGGGCTTCCCGAACAGTACCATTTGTCTCCAAGGCAATTGGAGTTCCACTAGCTAAGCTCGCCGCAAAAGTGATGTCTGGGGCCAAGCTCAAGGACCTTGATTTTACCGAGGAGATAACTCCCAAGCATTGGTGCATCAAAGAGTCTGTTTTCCCTTTTAAGAAATTTCCGGGAGCAAAGGTTGTTCTTACTCCAGAAATGCGGAGCACCGGTGAGGTCATGGGACTTGATTACAACTATGGGATTGCATTCGCAAAAACCCAGATGGCCGCTCAGCCACCCTTACCCGCCTCTGGGAACGTTTTTATCAGCGTTAAAGATTCAGATAAAGACAAGGTGATCGATCTTGCTCGGCGATTGGTTAAGCTTGGTTTTGCGATCTACTCGACTTCGGGTACTGCACGCGTTTTGGCTGACAACGAAGTCCCGGTGAACAAGTTGTTCAAGATCGATGAAGGCAGACCCAATGTGATCGATATGATCAAGAATGGAGATATGCACCTCATCATTAATACACCTTCTATTGGAATGATCCCGCAGCGTGACGAAAACACCATCCGGACTGAAGCGGTTCTGATGAGTGTTTGTATAGTTACAACCATTACCGCCGCACATGCGTCTGTTGAAGCGATTGAGGCGATGACTTCTCAGACGGTTGAAGTAAAATCGTTGCAGGATTACTACCTGGAGCAAAATTGA
- a CDS encoding MotA/TolQ/ExbB proton channel family protein, whose translation MGWAYQQDGKTDQAYPVFEEALITYGNDTQAAETQSILQALEKIKRDPDGFQTWLAEETNRAEKEGLLTYLNVIAAVAPMIGLLGTVSGMIGAFQTMATSGMGRPELFAGNIGEALITTATGLVIGIPSMICFFMMRNRVNNGMLATIQAANVLMDTLDEGKEEET comes from the coding sequence ATTGGCTGGGCCTATCAGCAAGATGGAAAAACGGATCAAGCTTACCCGGTTTTTGAGGAAGCTTTGATCACATACGGGAACGACACGCAAGCAGCTGAGACTCAGTCTATCCTTCAGGCGTTGGAAAAAATCAAACGCGATCCCGATGGTTTTCAAACCTGGTTGGCGGAGGAAACCAATCGGGCCGAGAAGGAAGGATTGCTAACCTACCTAAATGTAATTGCAGCGGTCGCACCCATGATTGGTCTGCTCGGAACGGTAAGCGGAATGATTGGCGCCTTTCAAACTATGGCCACCAGCGGAATGGGGCGCCCCGAGCTATTTGCTGGTAATATAGGCGAAGCACTCATTACGACAGCCACGGGCTTGGTAATCGGAATTCCATCCATGATTTGCTTCTTTATGATGCGCAACCGTGTGAACAACGGGATGCTGGCAACGATCCAAGCTGCCAATGTATTGATGGACACCCTCGATGAGGGAAAGGAGGAAGAGACTTAG
- a CDS encoding RsmD family RNA methyltransferase translates to MRITGGRAKGITLKSPKGSVTRPAADAIREALYSSISEMVPGSRVLDLFAGTGAYGLEALSRGASRIQFVESDRKAVASIKENLQRVRKSSDLESAETEIFQGDVFKLRSLNTQDWDILIADPPYADIPSIESKLFYLAERLLVSAGLLILEHPANLILTSENWVEIKRLGKKRGRGPSVSIWRRS, encoded by the coding sequence ATGAGAATAACAGGAGGAAGAGCTAAGGGAATTACTCTCAAATCCCCTAAGGGTTCAGTTACAAGGCCCGCTGCCGACGCCATTCGAGAAGCGCTTTATTCTTCCATTTCCGAAATGGTGCCTGGAAGCCGGGTGTTGGATTTGTTTGCTGGAACGGGTGCTTATGGGCTCGAAGCATTGAGCCGAGGAGCCTCCAGGATACAATTTGTGGAATCAGACAGAAAGGCAGTGGCCTCAATTAAAGAAAACCTGCAACGCGTGAGAAAGAGTTCAGATCTTGAGTCTGCAGAAACAGAGATTTTTCAAGGTGATGTTTTCAAGCTTCGTTCGCTGAACACACAAGATTGGGATATTCTGATCGCTGATCCTCCCTATGCCGATATCCCGTCCATCGAATCAAAGCTCTTTTATTTGGCTGAGCGATTGCTGGTCTCAGCTGGTTTATTAATTTTGGAGCACCCTGCGAATCTAATTCTTACTTCCGAAAACTGGGTGGAAATAAAACGCTTGGGAAAGAAGCGTGGTCGTGGACCGTCGGTTAGTATCTGGAGAAGATCTTAG
- a CDS encoding metal-sensitive transcriptional regulator — MLLSEHKRKALRRLKIIQGQVGGITKLVEEERYCLEILTQIAAIQEALRGVSKEIVRNHLETCVTDSIQKGDGNEHYQELTDIMFKLNR; from the coding sequence ATGCTTTTATCTGAACATAAACGAAAAGCGCTACGTCGCCTTAAAATCATACAGGGCCAAGTCGGCGGAATAACAAAACTGGTGGAGGAAGAACGCTATTGCCTGGAGATACTGACACAAATTGCAGCCATCCAAGAAGCGCTTCGAGGTGTATCCAAAGAAATTGTACGTAATCATCTGGAAACCTGCGTAACCGATTCGATTCAAAAAGGTGACGGTAACGAGCATTACCAGGAGCTGACAGACATCATGTTTAAACTAAACCGCTAA
- a CDS encoding tetratricopeptide repeat protein yields MASKSKDTSNSGDNQDTFEKLDEAYAESSVEEQLLVYWNRHKNQIVLGISVVVVLIIGFQISKWWSAKAISDRGQAYAEASDDAQKQAFADDNSGSDLGGIAYLELADSAYSEGEYSSAVSLYEKAFKAFEMIEFKQRAHLGLAMSRLQAGEEGNASKDLQSIADNSEYPDAARGEALYQLSVIDWQNGDFVSMLAHQDRIDGLVNAGNWQGKALQLQSSIPELKELVEASAAGGETALEN; encoded by the coding sequence ATGGCCTCAAAATCTAAAGACACGTCCAATTCTGGCGACAATCAAGATACCTTCGAGAAATTGGATGAAGCGTATGCAGAATCCAGTGTGGAGGAGCAATTGCTCGTTTATTGGAACCGCCATAAGAACCAGATCGTACTAGGCATAAGTGTAGTCGTTGTTCTGATTATTGGTTTTCAAATTTCCAAGTGGTGGAGTGCCAAAGCGATTTCTGATCGTGGGCAAGCCTATGCGGAGGCAAGCGACGATGCACAGAAACAGGCATTTGCTGATGACAATTCTGGTTCAGATCTTGGCGGAATTGCCTATCTCGAACTGGCCGACAGCGCCTACTCCGAAGGTGAATATTCTTCAGCCGTCTCCCTCTATGAGAAAGCATTCAAAGCATTCGAGATGATTGAGTTCAAGCAACGCGCTCATCTCGGCCTGGCAATGTCTCGTTTGCAAGCAGGAGAAGAAGGCAATGCCAGCAAGGACCTGCAGTCTATTGCCGACAACTCAGAATACCCTGATGCGGCTCGAGGTGAAGCGCTTTACCAATTGTCTGTCATCGATTGGCAGAACGGAGATTTCGTCTCCATGCTAGCCCACCAGGATCGGATCGACGGGCTGGTCAATGCAGGAAACTGGCAGGGTAAAGCGCTCCAATTGCAGAGCTCCATTCCTGAATTAAAGGAGTTGGTTGAAGCGAGTGCTGCTGGAGGAGAGACCGCTCTCGAAAACTAA
- a CDS encoding SO_0444 family Cu/Zn efflux transporter, which translates to MKDWILNWLLETWDIILEMSPYLLLGFILAGLLSIVVRQELIERWLGKRSFGSVVKASLLGVPLPLCSCGVIPVTSSLYQRGASKGATTSFLTSTPQTGVDSILATAGLIGPFFASFRVAVALVSGIIAGLVVDLLDKEAPKIKCIESQAVVADTRRAGEKFIAIFTYGFYTLPQDIGKTLVLGIVLAGLLGAVLPENWGENYLSNPWLTYLAVTMIAIPLYVCSTGSIPIAFALLASGVSPGAALVFLIAGPATNVATITTLYKMLGRKTISIYLLSIIGISWLSGWLLDIYGGILIREGMAHHDMSGEFSWIKFISAISLLSMITWTYLHPKLAQKKNQTTMTDSDTITLKIDGMTCSHCANHVKQALEGISGIHSAKADANQNLAWVEGQDINLSQVSQAVEEAGYEFKGIN; encoded by the coding sequence ATGAAGGATTGGATACTCAACTGGCTGCTGGAGACATGGGACATTATATTGGAAATGTCCCCTTACCTTTTATTGGGTTTCATTCTAGCGGGTTTACTTTCCATTGTTGTTCGACAAGAACTGATTGAACGGTGGCTTGGAAAGCGTTCCTTTGGCTCAGTTGTCAAAGCTTCCCTATTGGGAGTTCCCCTACCCTTGTGCTCATGTGGCGTTATCCCAGTCACTTCATCTCTCTACCAGCGAGGAGCAAGCAAGGGAGCCACAACTTCCTTCCTGACTTCGACTCCCCAAACGGGGGTGGATTCCATTTTGGCAACCGCTGGGCTCATTGGCCCCTTCTTTGCCTCGTTCCGAGTAGCAGTAGCGTTGGTTTCGGGTATCATCGCAGGACTGGTTGTCGACTTATTAGACAAAGAAGCTCCCAAAATAAAGTGCATCGAGTCGCAAGCTGTTGTTGCCGATACTAGACGCGCAGGAGAAAAGTTCATAGCGATATTCACTTATGGGTTTTATACACTTCCTCAGGACATAGGAAAGACCTTGGTATTAGGCATTGTTTTAGCAGGGCTATTGGGAGCAGTTCTTCCGGAGAACTGGGGTGAAAATTATTTAAGCAACCCATGGTTAACCTACCTGGCAGTAACTATGATAGCCATCCCTCTTTATGTGTGCTCAACCGGTTCGATACCAATCGCTTTCGCGCTACTGGCATCTGGAGTCAGCCCCGGAGCCGCCTTGGTCTTCCTGATTGCAGGCCCAGCCACCAACGTAGCTACCATCACCACCCTATACAAGATGCTTGGGCGCAAAACCATTTCCATTTATCTACTATCTATTATTGGCATATCCTGGCTGAGTGGTTGGCTACTAGACATCTACGGGGGAATCCTAATAAGGGAAGGGATGGCACATCACGATATGTCGGGAGAATTTTCGTGGATCAAATTTATTTCAGCTATCAGCCTACTGAGCATGATCACTTGGACCTATTTGCATCCAAAGTTAGCACAGAAGAAAAATCAAACAACCATGACGGACTCAGATACGATTACATTGAAAATCGATGGGATGACTTGTAGCCATTGCGCGAATCACGTGAAACAGGCACTCGAGGGAATTTCGGGCATCCACTCAGCCAAGGCAGATGCGAATCAAAACCTGGCTTGGGTTGAAGGACAGGACATCAATCTTTCACAAGTTTCTCAGGCGGTTGAAGAAGCCGGGTATGAGTTCAAGGGAATCAATTAA